A genomic region of Methanothermobacter thermautotrophicus str. Delta H contains the following coding sequences:
- a CDS encoding signal peptidase I, producing MNDRREVIEAAAYLLLLVLAVVASQHMNVVVSGSMEPVFYRGDIVIIEKTSFFGVQEMDPESIRKGDIIIYDATWFPEPVIHRVIGVETDRNGARYYITKGDNNQDPDPAPVYPSQVEARVLTVGSQPLMIPRVGYITLWLKGL from the coding sequence ATGAACGACAGACGCGAAGTAATTGAGGCAGCCGCGTACCTACTTCTACTTGTGCTGGCAGTGGTTGCCTCCCAGCACATGAACGTGGTTGTATCAGGGAGCATGGAACCCGTCTTCTACCGTGGAGACATCGTCATAATCGAGAAGACCAGCTTCTTCGGGGTCCAGGAGATGGACCCTGAAAGCATCAGAAAGGGTGACATAATCATCTATGACGCCACCTGGTTCCCTGAACCCGTGATACACCGGGTCATAGGCGTTGAGACTGACAGAAACGGGGCCAGATATTACATCACAAAGGGTGATAACAACCAGGACCCGGACCCGGCCCCTGTCTATCCATCACAGGTTGAGGCGAGGGTGCTGACGGTGGGTTCACAGCCCCTCATGATACCTAGGGTTGGATACATAACACTCTGGCTTAAGGGACTCTGA
- the purD gene encoding phosphoribosylamine--glycine ligase, whose amino-acid sequence MKILVVGTGAREHAICSALADEATIYSVMGNRNPGISRLAGNSLLLLKLTPKVVRFASEKGVDMAFIGPEAHLEAGLVDALEEAGIPSVGPTRDAARIETDKSFMRKLFEDYRIPGSITYRVFSDPEELREFMEDFDSEAVVKPVGLTGGKGVKIVGEHLRDNMEALKYATEVIEKRIGGHPSVVIEERVVGEEFTVQAFSDGEHIVPMPAVQDHPHAYEGDQGPITGGMGSYSDSDGLLPFLTQKDYEDAVEIMQRTVDAIRKETGPYRGILYGQFMLSADGPKLIEYNARFGDPEAMNVLPLLESSMLEICEGIVDGNLKSASFMNLATVCKYLVPEGYPESGVAGAEIKVDEKKIEDMGVITYYAAVNQEDDHIYTSSSRALALVAPADDIYSAEELCEEATAHVKGRLYHRRDIGTRELVEKRIKHMEDLRS is encoded by the coding sequence ATGAAAATACTTGTTGTGGGAACAGGAGCAAGGGAACATGCCATATGCAGTGCACTGGCAGATGAAGCAACCATATACTCTGTGATGGGTAACAGAAACCCGGGTATATCAAGGCTCGCAGGGAATTCACTGTTGCTCCTGAAGTTGACACCGAAGGTGGTCAGGTTCGCATCAGAGAAGGGAGTTGACATGGCATTCATAGGGCCGGAGGCCCACCTTGAGGCTGGACTGGTGGACGCCCTTGAGGAGGCAGGTATACCCTCGGTGGGACCCACCAGGGATGCAGCCCGCATCGAAACAGATAAATCATTCATGCGCAAACTCTTTGAGGATTACAGAATACCGGGGTCAATAACCTACCGGGTCTTCAGTGACCCTGAGGAGCTACGTGAATTCATGGAAGACTTTGACAGTGAGGCAGTTGTAAAGCCAGTCGGCCTCACAGGAGGAAAGGGCGTCAAGATAGTTGGAGAACACCTCAGGGATAACATGGAGGCCCTCAAATACGCAACAGAGGTCATTGAGAAAAGGATAGGCGGTCATCCCAGTGTGGTGATAGAGGAGCGGGTTGTTGGAGAGGAATTCACTGTACAGGCCTTCTCCGACGGTGAACACATAGTGCCAATGCCAGCAGTCCAGGACCACCCCCACGCCTATGAGGGCGACCAGGGCCCCATAACAGGAGGGATGGGATCATATTCTGACTCAGACGGGCTTCTTCCATTCCTGACACAGAAGGACTATGAAGACGCCGTGGAAATAATGCAGAGGACGGTTGATGCCATAAGGAAGGAGACAGGGCCCTACAGGGGCATACTTTATGGTCAGTTCATGCTCTCTGCAGATGGTCCGAAACTCATAGAGTACAATGCACGATTCGGTGACCCTGAGGCAATGAACGTGCTCCCATTACTTGAATCCAGCATGCTGGAAATATGTGAGGGTATAGTGGATGGAAACCTTAAATCAGCAAGTTTCATGAACCTTGCAACGGTCTGCAAGTATCTGGTACCTGAGGGCTACCCTGAATCAGGTGTTGCCGGCGCCGAGATAAAGGTTGACGAGAAGAAGATAGAGGATATGGGCGTCATAACCTATTATGCGGCTGTGAACCAGGAGGATGATCACATATACACATCATCATCCCGTGCACTTGCACTCGTGGCCCCTGCAGATGACATATACTCTGCAGAGGAGCTCTGTGAGGAAGCAACGGCCCATGTGAAGGGAAGGCTCTACCACAGGAGGGATATAGGTACCAGGGAACTCGTTGAGAAGAGGATTAAACATATGGAGGACCTGCGGTCCTGA
- the ilvC gene encoding ketol-acid reductoisomerase: protein MKIYYENDIDMEILADKKIAVIGYGSQGEAQARNMADSGLNVIVGLRRGGSSWKKAHDDGMNVMTIEDASREADIIHILIPDEIQETVFEQSIRPYLKEGNTISFSHGYNIHYGYIKAPEGVNVTMVAPKGPGAMVRRTYLEGFGIPGLVAVEVDATGDAMEQALAMAKACGLARAGVLETTFREETETDLFGEQAVLCGGVTELINTAFKTLVRAGYQPEIAYFETCHELKLIVDLIYERGFRGMWHNVSNTAEFGGLTRRGRIITEETEKEMDEILKEIQNGKFAKEWALENRAGAPMLKRMRKLESELEIEEVGSKLRKLCGLEK from the coding sequence ATGAAGATATACTATGAAAATGACATTGACATGGAGATACTGGCAGATAAAAAGATAGCGGTTATAGGTTACGGGAGCCAGGGCGAAGCCCAGGCCAGGAACATGGCTGACAGCGGACTCAACGTGATAGTTGGACTCAGAAGGGGTGGTAGCTCCTGGAAGAAGGCCCATGATGATGGCATGAATGTCATGACCATCGAGGACGCCTCAAGGGAGGCCGACATCATACACATACTCATACCCGATGAGATACAGGAAACCGTTTTCGAACAGTCAATAAGGCCCTACCTCAAGGAGGGTAACACCATATCCTTCTCACATGGATACAACATACACTACGGCTACATAAAGGCACCCGAAGGAGTCAACGTTACAATGGTGGCCCCGAAGGGTCCGGGTGCCATGGTAAGGAGGACCTACCTTGAGGGCTTCGGCATACCCGGCCTTGTGGCTGTTGAGGTTGATGCAACAGGCGATGCAATGGAGCAGGCACTTGCAATGGCAAAGGCATGTGGACTTGCCAGGGCAGGGGTCCTTGAGACGACCTTCAGGGAGGAAACAGAGACAGACCTGTTCGGTGAGCAGGCTGTGCTCTGTGGTGGTGTCACAGAACTCATAAACACGGCATTCAAAACCCTTGTGAGGGCCGGTTACCAGCCAGAGATAGCCTACTTTGAAACCTGCCATGAACTCAAACTCATAGTGGACCTCATCTATGAGAGGGGATTCAGGGGGATGTGGCACAATGTGAGTAACACCGCAGAGTTCGGCGGCCTTACAAGGAGAGGAAGGATCATAACAGAGGAGACTGAGAAGGAAATGGATGAGATCCTCAAGGAGATCCAGAACGGTAAATTCGCCAAGGAGTGGGCCCTTGAGAACAGGGCGGGTGCCCCCATGCTCAAGAGGATGAGGAAGCTGGAGAGTGAACTGGAGATAGAGGAAGTCGGGTCAAAGCTGAGGAAACTCTGCGGACTCGAGAAGTAA
- the argS gene encoding arginine--tRNA ligase, producing the protein MFRYIEKEARDSITAALEKLGIKVPPEIKLEEPPNPQLGDLASTVSFELAGKLRRAPIEITADIMSVIETPEIFETIESKGPYINFFVDYGRFSSRLLESIQDDYGSHPPRDERVILEHTSANPNGPLHIGHIRNAIIGDSLARILRMAGYDVETQYYVNDMGRQIAMIVWGLLNLDGDLEDYPGDKMDHRVGKLYFEVNQRLKENPGIRDEVDELIRKYEAGENEELFRKVVEYCLSGMEETMKRLHVHHDRFVWEGQFVRDGTVDRVIESLRKTGYTGENDVLYLDLEEFGLEKELVLTRSDGTSLYSTRDIAYHLQKSEEGDVIIDVLGSDHKLAAEQVGIAVELLGGKRPEVIFYEFITLPEGSMSTRRGVFISVDELMDEAHSRALHEVKKRRDLPDDVADDIAESIGNGAIRYYIARLSPEKHIVFRWDDALSFERGCASIQYAHARACKLLEKASFTGEEDIEDGWKPEGDERELVRLLARFPVVVEESALARRVHPVAQYAQDLANTFNSFYRSTPVIGSDFEGARLRLVDSVRKTLRNALNLLGIHAPETM; encoded by the coding sequence ATGTTCAGGTACATTGAAAAAGAGGCTAGGGATTCAATAACAGCGGCACTTGAAAAGCTCGGTATAAAGGTACCCCCTGAAATAAAACTGGAGGAACCACCAAACCCCCAGCTCGGGGACCTTGCATCCACAGTATCCTTCGAACTTGCAGGTAAACTCAGAAGGGCCCCCATTGAAATAACGGCGGATATAATGTCTGTGATAGAAACCCCTGAAATATTTGAGACCATTGAATCCAAGGGGCCCTACATCAACTTTTTCGTCGATTACGGCAGATTCTCCAGCAGACTACTGGAGTCCATCCAGGATGACTACGGTTCACATCCCCCCAGGGATGAGAGGGTGATCCTGGAACACACCTCGGCCAACCCCAACGGTCCCCTTCACATAGGCCATATAAGGAACGCCATCATAGGGGATTCCCTTGCAAGGATACTGAGGATGGCTGGCTACGACGTCGAAACCCAGTACTATGTTAATGACATGGGTAGACAGATCGCCATGATAGTCTGGGGCCTGCTGAACCTTGATGGAGACCTTGAGGACTACCCCGGGGATAAGATGGACCACAGGGTAGGTAAACTCTACTTCGAGGTCAACCAGAGGCTAAAGGAAAATCCAGGGATCAGGGACGAGGTGGATGAACTAATAAGGAAGTATGAGGCAGGGGAGAACGAGGAGCTATTCAGGAAGGTTGTTGAGTACTGCCTCAGCGGGATGGAGGAGACCATGAAAAGGCTCCACGTTCACCACGACCGCTTCGTATGGGAGGGCCAGTTCGTAAGGGATGGTACCGTTGACAGGGTGATAGAATCCCTCAGAAAAACCGGTTACACCGGCGAGAACGACGTCCTATACCTCGACCTTGAGGAATTCGGCCTTGAGAAGGAACTGGTGCTCACACGGTCAGATGGAACCTCCCTCTACTCAACCAGGGACATAGCCTACCACCTCCAGAAGTCAGAGGAGGGGGATGTTATCATCGATGTCCTTGGATCGGACCATAAACTTGCAGCCGAGCAGGTGGGGATTGCAGTGGAACTCCTGGGAGGTAAAAGACCCGAGGTCATATTCTATGAGTTCATAACACTCCCTGAGGGTTCAATGTCCACCAGGAGGGGTGTGTTCATATCCGTGGATGAGCTTATGGATGAAGCCCACAGCAGGGCCCTTCATGAGGTTAAAAAGCGGCGGGATCTTCCCGATGATGTTGCAGATGATATTGCAGAGTCCATCGGCAACGGTGCCATAAGGTACTACATAGCAAGGCTCTCACCCGAGAAGCACATCGTATTCCGGTGGGATGATGCCCTCAGCTTTGAGCGTGGCTGTGCATCCATCCAGTACGCCCATGCAAGGGCATGTAAACTCCTTGAGAAGGCGTCATTCACTGGTGAGGAGGATATTGAAGATGGATGGAAGCCCGAAGGTGATGAGAGAGAACTTGTCCGTCTTCTTGCACGTTTCCCTGTGGTGGTTGAAGAATCTGCACTTGCAAGGAGGGTTCACCCTGTGGCACAGTATGCCCAGGACCTTGCAAATACCTTCAACAGTTTCTACAGGTCCACGCCTGTTATAGGATCTGATTTTGAGGGTGCACGCCTTAGACTTGTTGATTCTGTTAGAAAAACCCTCAGAAACGCCCTCAATCTCCTGGGAATTCATGCCCCGGAGACCATGTAG
- a CDS encoding LSM domain-containing protein has translation MKGSDKEFRVNKQFLKFKNKNVLLTLKNNEETRGKLISIDNYLNTVLQTEEGLQFIKGTKIAFIAME, from the coding sequence ATGAAGGGCAGTGACAAGGAATTCAGGGTTAACAAACAGTTTCTGAAATTTAAAAATAAGAACGTTCTACTCACCCTGAAGAACAATGAAGAAACAAGGGGAAAACTCATATCAATCGACAACTACCTTAACACGGTTCTACAGACAGAAGAGGGCCTTCAGTTTATTAAGGGCACCAAGATAGCCTTCATAGCCATGGAATAA
- a CDS encoding methanogenesis marker 12 protein: MVFVGMDHGTTGVSFTILGDDAEHFKIGREDLSTGRASALDELKDRVPLNEIDLMAITYAMGDAISTIKPIERVKNRGIISIGGAGKVTGGGTAVYSEIESSGIPTLLIPGLHRNTPCLDERFRAAYSHHASPEKVSICYNAYLETGWENMIVSDISSNTVTMLIQDGRIVGAMDACVGAMGVIHGPLDLEMLRKIDDGEKTANECFSHAGAVKIAGIDTKVSRAREELLEMYRAGRDEARLALDTMMMTIAMEIWGLAGISSGIDGIVLTGSVGAMREPYDFHGKLKDMVKEIADVRCTDSHLRLHGKCQIARDIYNGKREILGIEVEV, translated from the coding sequence TTGGTATTCGTGGGTATGGACCATGGGACCACGGGTGTCTCCTTCACCATCCTCGGTGATGATGCTGAACACTTCAAGATAGGGAGGGAGGACCTATCAACAGGTAGAGCCTCCGCCCTTGATGAACTCAAAGATAGGGTTCCCCTCAACGAGATAGACCTCATGGCAATAACCTATGCCATGGGTGACGCCATAAGCACCATAAAGCCCATTGAGAGGGTGAAAAACAGGGGTATAATCTCCATTGGAGGGGCAGGTAAGGTCACAGGCGGTGGAACAGCAGTATACAGTGAAATCGAATCATCGGGGATACCCACCCTCCTCATACCTGGCCTCCACCGGAACACGCCCTGCCTTGATGAGAGGTTCAGGGCAGCCTACTCCCACCATGCGAGCCCCGAGAAGGTGAGCATCTGCTACAACGCATACCTTGAGACCGGCTGGGAGAATATGATCGTATCAGACATAAGTTCAAATACCGTCACGATGCTGATACAGGATGGCAGGATAGTCGGTGCCATGGATGCATGTGTAGGTGCCATGGGAGTTATACACGGACCCCTTGACCTTGAAATGCTCAGGAAAATAGACGATGGTGAGAAAACAGCGAATGAATGTTTTTCACATGCAGGAGCAGTTAAGATAGCGGGTATCGACACAAAGGTCTCAAGGGCCAGGGAGGAACTCCTTGAGATGTACCGTGCAGGTCGGGATGAGGCTAGGCTTGCCCTCGATACCATGATGATGACCATTGCCATGGAGATATGGGGACTTGCAGGTATCTCCAGTGGAATCGATGGAATCGTCCTCACGGGATCTGTTGGTGCCATGAGGGAACCCTATGACTTCCATGGAAAGCTGAAGGATATGGTGAAGGAAATCGCAGATGTAAGGTGTACGGATTCCCACCTCAGGCTCCATGGGAAGTGCCAGATAGCAAGAGACATATATAATGGTAAAAGGGAGATCCTTGGAATAGAGGTGGAGGTTTAG
- a CDS encoding acetolactate synthase large subunit: MKGGQAIIRSLLDQGADTVFGYPGGQLLPLYDMLYDSELKHILVRHEQCAAHAADGYARASGRVGVCIATSGPGATNLVTGIATAYMDSAPIVAIAGQVPTHLIGNDAFQEVDMIGITMPITKHSFQPSDASEIPAIVRASFHIAKTGRPGPVVIDLPKDIQEQEIMEEVDDLELPGYRPNVKGHPLQIKRAAELIRRSEKPVILAGGGVIISGASREIKELSDLIKAPVTTTLLGKGSFPEDHPSAMGMLGMHGRKVANLTVDECDCLIAVGCRFSDRTTGNVAEFAPNARIIHVDIDPAEIGKNVGVDVPIVGDARNVLRELIAKLKKYEKRDSQWLESVQKFRADCMPRMSYDEVPLKPQQVIKEISQVLDDETVVTTDVGQNQMWMAHFYTSRAPRKFISSGGLGTMGFGFPAAIGAKVALPDSDVVAVCGDGGFLMVCQDLATIREYDIPVVICIMDNRHLGMVAQWQRLFYDERMSHTHLGEVPDFVKLAESFGVEAERIEEPGETSEALSRAIRSGEPALLDIVIDPDEILPMVPPGCGLTEIVGEYRVEREDPQEIKYSPGKADGD; the protein is encoded by the coding sequence ATGAAAGGTGGCCAGGCAATAATCAGATCACTTCTGGATCAGGGAGCAGACACCGTATTCGGATACCCCGGTGGACAGTTACTGCCACTCTATGATATGCTCTATGATTCTGAACTTAAACACATCCTCGTAAGACATGAACAGTGCGCAGCACACGCTGCAGACGGATATGCAAGGGCCTCAGGAAGGGTGGGGGTCTGCATAGCTACCTCCGGTCCCGGGGCAACAAACCTTGTAACAGGCATTGCAACGGCCTACATGGACTCAGCCCCCATCGTGGCCATTGCAGGTCAGGTCCCAACACACCTCATTGGAAATGATGCATTCCAGGAGGTGGACATGATAGGGATAACCATGCCCATCACCAAGCACAGTTTCCAGCCATCAGACGCCAGCGAGATACCTGCAATTGTCAGGGCAAGCTTCCACATAGCAAAGACAGGACGGCCAGGACCGGTTGTTATAGACCTCCCCAAGGATATACAGGAACAGGAGATCATGGAGGAGGTTGATGACCTGGAGCTCCCAGGGTACAGGCCCAATGTAAAGGGCCACCCCCTCCAGATAAAGAGGGCCGCTGAACTCATAAGGAGGTCAGAAAAACCCGTCATACTTGCTGGTGGAGGAGTTATAATATCAGGGGCGTCCAGGGAGATAAAGGAATTATCAGATCTCATAAAGGCCCCGGTGACAACAACACTCCTTGGTAAGGGTTCCTTTCCTGAGGACCACCCTTCAGCCATGGGTATGCTCGGCATGCACGGCCGCAAGGTGGCGAACCTGACAGTGGACGAATGCGACTGCCTCATAGCCGTTGGATGCAGATTCTCAGACCGTACAACAGGGAACGTTGCAGAATTCGCCCCCAACGCCAGGATAATACACGTCGACATCGACCCCGCTGAGATAGGTAAGAACGTTGGGGTTGATGTCCCCATCGTTGGAGATGCAAGAAACGTCCTCAGGGAACTCATAGCAAAACTCAAAAAATATGAAAAGAGGGACAGCCAATGGCTTGAAAGCGTCCAGAAATTCCGTGCCGATTGCATGCCAAGGATGAGCTATGATGAGGTGCCCCTGAAGCCCCAGCAGGTTATAAAGGAGATAAGCCAGGTCCTTGATGACGAGACGGTCGTTACAACGGATGTGGGACAGAACCAGATGTGGATGGCCCACTTCTACACATCCCGTGCCCCCAGAAAGTTCATATCATCAGGAGGCCTTGGAACAATGGGCTTCGGTTTTCCAGCCGCCATAGGTGCCAAGGTGGCACTGCCTGATAGTGACGTTGTTGCAGTGTGCGGTGACGGCGGATTCCTCATGGTCTGCCAGGACCTTGCAACCATAAGGGAATACGACATCCCGGTGGTGATATGTATCATGGACAACAGGCACCTTGGAATGGTGGCGCAGTGGCAGCGCCTCTTCTATGATGAGAGAATGTCCCATACACACCTGGGCGAAGTTCCGGACTTTGTGAAGCTGGCTGAATCATTTGGAGTGGAGGCTGAGAGGATAGAGGAACCCGGTGAAACCTCTGAAGCCCTTTCAAGGGCAATAAGGTCTGGTGAACCTGCCCTCCTTGATATAGTGATAGATCCTGATGAGATACTCCCCATGGTCCCCCCCGGCTGTGGTCTCACCGAGATAGTGGGGGAGTACCGGGTTGAAAGGGAGGACCCCCAGGAAATTAAATACTCCCCAGGGAAGGCGGATGGTGATTGA
- the argF gene encoding ornithine carbamoyltransferase has product MKHLLSVCDMDNVVDLLDLADDYKEGKIREKILRGKTLAMIFEKSSTRTRVSFEVGAFQMGAQPLYLSASDLQLGRGEPIADTARTLSRYVDGIMIRAISHSDVVELAGEASVPVINGLTDLEHPCQALADMQTIREKLGGFDGRLVFVGDGNNVCHSLLLITATLGMDMDVACPPGYEPDPGIREMAGKIADETGSRIRVIHDPSEAVRGADVVYTDVWVSMGYEDEAEDRLEVFRPYQVNMELMELAAPEAIFMHCLPAVRGQETTAEVIDGPHSVVWDQAENRLHAQKAIMHWLMGDI; this is encoded by the coding sequence ATGAAGCACCTTCTATCTGTATGTGACATGGATAACGTGGTGGACCTCCTTGACCTCGCAGATGACTACAAGGAGGGGAAGATCAGGGAAAAGATCCTCAGGGGTAAAACACTTGCCATGATCTTTGAGAAGTCATCAACAAGGACCAGGGTATCCTTTGAGGTTGGGGCATTCCAGATGGGGGCTCAGCCCCTCTACCTCTCTGCATCGGACCTTCAGCTTGGAAGGGGCGAACCAATAGCGGATACAGCAAGGACCCTCAGCAGATACGTTGATGGAATAATGATAAGGGCCATAAGTCACTCCGACGTGGTTGAACTTGCAGGCGAGGCATCTGTCCCGGTCATCAATGGTCTGACAGACCTGGAACATCCATGCCAGGCCCTGGCCGATATGCAGACCATCAGGGAGAAGCTGGGGGGATTCGATGGAAGGCTGGTTTTTGTGGGTGATGGTAACAATGTCTGCCACTCTCTCCTCCTCATAACAGCCACCCTGGGGATGGACATGGATGTTGCCTGCCCCCCCGGCTATGAACCTGACCCCGGCATCAGGGAGATGGCAGGGAAAATAGCAGATGAGACAGGTTCACGGATAAGGGTAATTCATGATCCCTCCGAGGCTGTCAGGGGGGCCGACGTGGTTTACACCGATGTCTGGGTGAGCATGGGATATGAAGACGAGGCTGAGGACCGTTTAGAGGTCTTCAGACCATACCAGGTGAATATGGAGCTCATGGAACTTGCAGCTCCCGAAGCCATATTCATGCACTGCCTGCCGGCTGTGAGGGGCCAGGAGACAACAGCCGAGGTTATTGACGGTCCCCATTCGGTTGTCTGGGATCAGGCAGAAAACAGGCTCCATGCCCAGAAGGCCATAATGCACTGGCTCATGGGGGATATATGA
- a CDS encoding winged helix-turn-helix domain-containing protein: MKRLLWWLLAGTRGGHNRGRIIRMLHERPYNNNQLAEALGLDYKTVQHHLRVLEKNKIIVSSGERYGKMYFLSDVMEDNYPLFEEIWSRIEVCE, from the coding sequence ATGAAGAGGTTGTTATGGTGGCTTCTTGCAGGTACAAGGGGAGGTCACAACCGTGGGAGGATAATCCGGATGCTGCATGAGAGACCATACAATAACAACCAGCTGGCCGAGGCACTGGGACTTGACTACAAGACAGTTCAGCATCATCTGAGGGTCCTTGAGAAGAATAAGATCATAGTATCCTCAGGGGAGAGGTATGGTAAAATGTACTTTCTTTCAGATGTAATGGAGGATAATTACCCCCTCTTTGAGGAGATATGGAGCAGAATCGAGGTGTGCGAATGA
- the ilvN gene encoding acetolactate synthase small subunit — MEPDTHIISALVEHKPGVLQRVAGLFTRRGFNIENITVGESETPGIARMTIIARGDDRVLEQITKQLNKLIDVIKVRDLEPAATVKRELCMVKVHAPSESERSEIIQYTNIFRGRIVDVSPDALTVEVTGDSEKIDAFLELLRNFGIKELARTGPTAMSRGSRTM, encoded by the coding sequence ATGGAACCCGATACCCATATCATAAGCGCCCTCGTGGAGCACAAACCAGGAGTGCTCCAGCGAGTTGCAGGACTCTTCACAAGACGTGGATTCAACATTGAAAACATAACGGTCGGGGAATCAGAAACCCCAGGCATTGCCAGGATGACAATAATCGCCAGGGGCGACGACAGGGTGCTTGAGCAGATAACAAAGCAGCTGAACAAGCTCATAGACGTCATAAAGGTCAGGGACCTTGAACCCGCGGCAACTGTTAAGAGGGAGCTCTGCATGGTCAAGGTCCACGCCCCATCAGAGAGTGAAAGGTCAGAGATAATACAGTACACCAACATATTCAGGGGGAGGATAGTGGATGTGAGTCCCGATGCCCTGACAGTTGAGGTTACAGGGGACTCTGAAAAGATAGACGCCTTCCTGGAGCTTCTGAGGAACTTTGGAATAAAGGAACTCGCAAGGACAGGGCCAACTGCAATGTCCCGTGGAAGCAGGACAATGTGA